A single window of Sander lucioperca isolate FBNREF2018 chromosome 22, SLUC_FBN_1.2, whole genome shotgun sequence DNA harbors:
- the LOC116061294 gene encoding homeobox protein Hox-D3a isoform X1, translating to MDRVVSSLILSPSFFCVLSGQKLQGSLETCHDIWLPALRQKVKGAHLMEMQKTSVTQNTQKHHDFFFNESLVEDVSGFGCAAAHQQLAQVETFERTFPRRSKQQNPKFPVSKKIFPWMKESRHSNQKPGMRIADCTVNEKCPSATPPASKRTRTAYTSAQLVELEKEFHFSRYLCKPRRVEMASLLNLHERQIKIWFQNRRMKQKKDEREQGLATPPSSPSAPGSPTLSSLGYVHLGGDYQPASPLLKSQQHHQSQAAYPAEYSKYPAPGFTHEPQFNVQYDTHTTPRTTDPNVHLNGSLFSQSCTQDRIMQAPKLTHL from the exons ATGGATCGTGTGGTCTCCTCCCTGATTCTGTCTCCGTCTTTTTTCTGCGTCCTCTCAGGCCAGAAGCTGCAGGGCTCTCTGGAAACCTGCCATGACATTTGGCTGCCAGCGCTCCGTCAGAAGGTCAAAGGTGCACATTTAATGGAAATGCAGAAAACCAGTGTGACccaaaacacccaaaaacacCACGACTTCTTCTTCAACGAGTCTTTGGTGGAGGATGTCAGCGGGTTTGGGTGCGCAGCCGCACACCAACAATTGGCGCAAGTGGAGACGTTTGAGCGCACGTTTCCCAGGAGGTCAAAACAGCAAAACCCCAAGTTTCCTGTGAGCAAAAAGATTTTCCCCTGGATGAAAGAGTCCAGACACTCAAATCAGAAACCCGGCATGAGAATCGCAG ACTGCACCGTCAACGAGAAGTGTCCAAGCGCGACCCCGCCGGCCTCCAAGAGGACGCGCACCGCGTACACGAGCGCGCAACTGGTGGAGCTGGAGAAGGAGTTCCACTTCAGCCGCTACCTGTGCAAGCCGCGGCGGGTGGAGATGGCCAGCCTGCTCAACCTCCACGAGAGGCAGATCAAGATTTGGTTTCAGAACCGGAGGATGAAGCAGAAGAAGGACGAGAGAGAGCAGGGCCTCGCCACCCCCCCGTCCTCCCCCTCCGCCCCGGGCAGCCCCACTCTGTCGAGCCTGGGTTATGTCCATCTGGGCGGGGATTACCAGCCGGCCTCCCCTCTGCTCAAGTCCCAACAACACCACCAGTCCCAGGCAGCGTACCCGGCAGAATACTCCAAATATCCAGCTCCAGGCTTCACGCACGAGCCGCAGTTTAATGTGCAGTACGACACGCACACCACACCACGCACAACAGACCCAAATGTGCATCTTAACGGGTCATTATTCTCACAAAGCTGCACTCAGGACAGAATCATGCAAGCTCCAAAACTGACTCATCTGTAG
- the LOC116061294 gene encoding homeobox protein Hox-D3a isoform X2 → MEMQKTSVTQNTQKHHDFFFNESLVEDVSGFGCAAAHQQLAQVETFERTFPRRSKQQNPKFPVSKKIFPWMKESRHSNQKPGMRIADCTVNEKCPSATPPASKRTRTAYTSAQLVELEKEFHFSRYLCKPRRVEMASLLNLHERQIKIWFQNRRMKQKKDEREQGLATPPSSPSAPGSPTLSSLGYVHLGGDYQPASPLLKSQQHHQSQAAYPAEYSKYPAPGFTHEPQFNVQYDTHTTPRTTDPNVHLNGSLFSQSCTQDRIMQAPKLTHL, encoded by the exons ATGGAAATGCAGAAAACCAGTGTGACccaaaacacccaaaaacacCACGACTTCTTCTTCAACGAGTCTTTGGTGGAGGATGTCAGCGGGTTTGGGTGCGCAGCCGCACACCAACAATTGGCGCAAGTGGAGACGTTTGAGCGCACGTTTCCCAGGAGGTCAAAACAGCAAAACCCCAAGTTTCCTGTGAGCAAAAAGATTTTCCCCTGGATGAAAGAGTCCAGACACTCAAATCAGAAACCCGGCATGAGAATCGCAG ACTGCACCGTCAACGAGAAGTGTCCAAGCGCGACCCCGCCGGCCTCCAAGAGGACGCGCACCGCGTACACGAGCGCGCAACTGGTGGAGCTGGAGAAGGAGTTCCACTTCAGCCGCTACCTGTGCAAGCCGCGGCGGGTGGAGATGGCCAGCCTGCTCAACCTCCACGAGAGGCAGATCAAGATTTGGTTTCAGAACCGGAGGATGAAGCAGAAGAAGGACGAGAGAGAGCAGGGCCTCGCCACCCCCCCGTCCTCCCCCTCCGCCCCGGGCAGCCCCACTCTGTCGAGCCTGGGTTATGTCCATCTGGGCGGGGATTACCAGCCGGCCTCCCCTCTGCTCAAGTCCCAACAACACCACCAGTCCCAGGCAGCGTACCCGGCAGAATACTCCAAATATCCAGCTCCAGGCTTCACGCACGAGCCGCAGTTTAATGTGCAGTACGACACGCACACCACACCACGCACAACAGACCCAAATGTGCATCTTAACGGGTCATTATTCTCACAAAGCTGCACTCAGGACAGAATCATGCAAGCTCCAAAACTGACTCATCTGTAG